In Trichoderma asperellum chromosome 1, complete sequence, a single window of DNA contains:
- the FIS1 gene encoding mitochondrial membrane protein (BUSCO:EOG092D4I8P~TransMembrane:1 (o125-147i)), translating to MVTELPYALDAETPLNPSELSVLRAQFEKEGEMVGVQTKFNYAWGLVKSNNRNDQQLGVRLLSDIFRVSPERRRECLYYLALGNYKLGNYGEARRYNDLLLDKEPANLQATDLRQLIDDKVAKEGLLGVAIISGIGIAAGVVGAFLLRNAKRR from the exons ATGGTTACAGAACTCCCCT ACGCCCTCGATGCAGAGAC GCCTCTGAACCCTTCAGAACTCAGCGTCCTGCGCGCCCAGTTCGAAAAAGAGGGTGAAATGGTCGGCGTCCAAACCAAATTCAACTACGCCTGG GGCCTCGTCAAGTCAAACAACCGCAACGACCAGCAGCTCGGCGTCCGTCTCCTCTCCGACATCTTCCGCGTCTCCCCCGAGCGCCGCCGCGAATGCCTCTACTACCTCGCCCTCGGCAACTACAAGCTCGGCAACTACGGCGAGGCGCGCCGCTACAACGACCTCCTCCTCGACAAGGAGCCCGCCAACCTCCAGGCCACCGACCTGCGCCAGCTCATCGACGACAAGGTCGCCAAGGAAGGCCTTCTAGGCGTCGCCATCATTAGCGGTATTGGCATCGCCGCCGGCGTCGTCGGTGCTTTCTTGCTGCGGAATGCGAAACGGAGGTGA